Proteins encoded by one window of Pelmatolapia mariae isolate MD_Pm_ZW linkage group LG14, Pm_UMD_F_2, whole genome shotgun sequence:
- the LOC134640753 gene encoding olfactory receptor 4B13-like yields the protein MINFTEGSYFILGAYFDAGPTKYLFFLLLLCLYSLIICTNVLLIVVICVNRSLHEPMYMFLCSLFVNELYGSTGLFPFLLLQILSDVHTVSAPLCFLQIFSLYSYVGVEFLTLAIMSYDRYLAICCPLQYNTRMTSNTVSVLVAVSWIYALLLVAVTVSLSSPLQLCGNIINKVYCDNYAIVKLACSDTTPNNIYGLISTAFTAFLPLTLIFFTYMRILKVCFSGSKQTRQKAVSTCTPHLASLLNFSCSGCFEILQSRFNMNNLPNVLRILISLYWLICQPLFNPVLYGLKMSKIRDICKCLLYSKVKTILS from the coding sequence ATGATCAACTTCACAGAGGGCTCATACTTCATCCTTGGTGCCTACTTTGATGCCGGTCCTACAAAAtacttgtttttcttgcttCTCTTGTGTTTATATTCTTTAATAATTTGCACCAATGTCCTGCTGATTGTGGTTATCTGTGTGAACAGAAGCTTACATGAACCTATGTACATGTTTCTGTGCAGCCTGTTTGTGAATGAGCTGTATGGTAGTACAGGGCTGTTTCCGTTCCTCCTGCTTCAGATCCTCTCTGATGTTCAcactgtttctgctcctctgtgcTTCCTGCAGATCTTCTCTCTGTACTCGTATGTCGGTGTGGAATTTTTGACCTTAGCCATCATGTCTTATGACAGATATCTTGCCATCTGTTGTCCTCTGCAGTATAACACACGAATGACATCCAACACGGTTTCCGTGCTCGTCGCTGTGTCATGGATCTATGCTTTGTTGCTGGTTGCTGTGACAGTTTCTCTGAGCTCACCTCTGCAGCTGTGTGGGAACATCATTAACAAAGTGTACTGTGATAACTATGCCATTGTTAAACTGGCCTGTTCTGACACCACACCCAATAACATCTATGGACTGATCAGCACAGCATTTACAGCGTTTCTTCCTCTCACTTTAATCTTTTTCACCTACATGAGGATCCTGAAAGTCTGTTTTTCTGGATCCAAACAGACGCGACAGAAAGCTGTCAGCACCTGCACGCCTCACCTCGCTTCTCTGCTCAACTTCTCTTGCAGCGGCTGCTTTGAAATACTACAGAGCAGATTTAATATGAACAATCTACCAAATGTACTGCGTATTTTGATATCACTGTACTGGCTTATATGTCAGCCGCTCTTTAATCCTGTGCTGTACGGGCTGAAAATGTCCAAAATCCGTGACATATGTAAATGTTTGCTTTATTCAAAAGTTAAAACAATATTGAGTTAG
- the LOC134641820 gene encoding olfactory receptor 10J5-like, with protein sequence MINFTEGSYFILGAYFDAGPTKYLFFLLLLCLYSLIICTNVLLIVVICVNRSLHEPMYMFLCSLFVNELYGSTGLFPFLLLQILSDVHTVSAPLCFLQIFSLYSYGSVEFYNLAIMSYDRYLAICCPLQYNTRMTSNTVSVLVAVSWIYALLLVAVTVSLSSPLQLCGNIINKVYCDNYAIVKLACSDTTLNNIYGLISTAFTIFLPLTLIFFTYMRILKVCFSGSKQTRQKAVSTCTPHLASLLNFSFGASFEILQSRFNMNTVPNILRILISLYWLICQPLFNPVLYGLKMSKIRDICKSLLYWKV encoded by the coding sequence ATGATAAACTTCACAGAGGGCTCATACTTCATCCTTGGTGCCTACTTTGATGCCGGTCCTACAAAAtacttgtttttcttgcttCTCTTGTGTTTATATTCTTTAATAATTTGCACCAATGTCCTGCTGATTGTGGTTATCTGTGTGAACAGAAGCTTACATGAACCTATGTACATGTTTCTGTGCAGCCTGTTTGTGAATGAGCTGTATGGTAGTACAGGGCTGTTTCCGTTCCTCCTGCTTCAGATCCTCTCTGATGTTCAcactgtttctgctcctctgtgcTTCCTGCAGATCTTCTCTCTGTACTCATATGGAAGTGTAGAGTTTTACAACTTAGCCATCATGTCTTATGACAGATATCTTGCCATCTGCTGTCCTCTGCAGTATAACACACGAATGACATCCAACACGGTTTCCGTGCTCGTCGCTGTGTCATGGATCTATGCTTTGTTGCTGGTTGCTGTGACAGTTTCTCTGAGCTCACCTCTGCAGCTGTGTGGAAACATCATTAACAAAGTGTACTGTGATAACTATGCCATTGTTAAACTGGCCTGTTCTGACACCACACTCAATAACATCTATGGACTGATCAGCACAGCATTCACCATTTTTCTGCCTCTCACTTTAATCTTTTTCACCTACATGAGGATCCTGAAAGTCTGTTTTTCTGGATCCAAACAGACGCGACAGAAAGCTGTCAGCACCTGCACGCCTCACCTCGCTTCTCTGCTCAACTTCTCTTTTGGTGCTTCCTTTGAAATATTGCAGAGCAGATTTAATATGAACACTGTACCAAACATTTTACGTATTTTGATATCACTGTACTGGCTTATATGTCAGCCGCTCTTTAATCCTGTGCTGTACGGGCTGAAAATGTCCAAAATCCGTGACATATGTAAAAGTTTACTCTACTGGAAAGTTTAG